One genomic region from Mycoplasmopsis meleagridis encodes:
- a CDS encoding ABC transporter permease subunit has protein sequence MNTKYASFKEQYKNFSQKLSTYVRLDKTKSTARKVINSLWAALFGLLIALIFIGISSKNNPFLFFAQIEKAFINQTNTAKFLTYFVIFGFSGLASAVGFKSGLFNIGISGQMMISSTLMYSLFIGLNVHDITPALLVVGLLLSIIGAAIMGAIAGLLKAYLNVHEVISTILMNWIVAKLNGFLFVFQNSPFGDKAAGEFFDNLGGSGIKAGTFRIVGGTNQMQLIFSISFIVIFVVLSIVLFLVYKSTTMGYKLKMLGLSKSNGEYIGINEKLTTVYVMIFSAALAGLAGFFYYVFDQNLYGAKDTAPIAIGFESIAIALLALNSSIGVIIVSFFYGILYTIRTSLQAAPLYIKPDEIPIITSIVLYFAAIAQMFMNFKPINFSFISSVKLGSRKYWVLRKIYLAKKKHLKLTTKYSKLKALIEQNIKLANWEKMINKYREDKVKYFYLLLEQESKINYYQNKLKLVERLQQHKANLYFDNLTIKNAIKHLKDPKTLTAKSNPFATEELIKMQEELDSINQKLTLKENLTRSFEEKLNAKYNELKTSLRNRMKKLNKLAALENSENSSINFGQIDRQIEEINSKIQALLEINPYIDTTNEFFNEEIASLHIQLNDEEIDKDSKEYSNLQKLLNKKFIKAQKEANKILDEKLISLREQRKLKIDNYDVITFEYIAEQKEIVSEQLTELNSKVLLIDPNSKFANAELINLSLELENIEINYEKLEELKNNISQLIKETYEAKSEEINLQIKELNDKILANKQLFAEYRKNYKEVELAKIQQIYLIESESNKSQRITSFDIKQFNRMKESRKEQIKVLNKAYKKQQNALLAMNRKDSTNDEVLKIFDDYSNYKKLHIQNLNSLNSNYKKTIRMNYQSEITSIKYEYRTAVNENNKFVIDNYILELISKNAKSKEVR, from the coding sequence ATGAACACAAAATACGCTTCTTTCAAAGAACAATATAAAAACTTTAGTCAAAAACTTAGCACGTATGTGCGTTTAGACAAAACCAAATCAACAGCTAGAAAAGTTATCAATTCGTTATGAGCAGCCTTATTTGGTTTACTAATTGCTTTAATTTTTATAGGTATTAGTTCTAAGAATAATCCGTTTCTTTTCTTTGCTCAAATTGAAAAAGCTTTCATAAATCAAACTAATACAGCTAAATTTCTAACATATTTTGTTATTTTTGGTTTTTCTGGTTTAGCATCTGCCGTTGGATTTAAATCAGGATTATTCAATATTGGTATTAGTGGTCAAATGATGATTTCATCTACTCTCATGTATAGCTTGTTTATAGGCTTAAACGTACATGATATTACTCCTGCATTATTAGTTGTTGGCCTTCTTTTATCAATTATTGGTGCGGCAATTATGGGAGCTATTGCTGGTTTATTGAAAGCATATTTAAATGTTCACGAAGTTATTAGTACAATTTTGATGAACTGGATAGTTGCTAAATTAAATGGTTTCTTGTTTGTCTTTCAAAATTCTCCTTTTGGCGATAAAGCAGCAGGTGAATTTTTTGACAATTTAGGTGGATCAGGAATTAAAGCAGGAACTTTTAGAATAGTTGGTGGAACTAACCAAATGCAGTTAATATTTAGCATTTCTTTCATAGTTATTTTCGTCGTTCTTTCAATAGTTTTATTTTTAGTTTATAAATCAACAACGATGGGTTACAAACTAAAAATGTTAGGTCTTTCAAAATCAAATGGTGAATATATTGGAATTAATGAAAAATTAACTACTGTTTACGTAATGATTTTTTCAGCTGCATTAGCAGGCTTAGCTGGCTTTTTCTATTATGTATTTGATCAAAACTTATATGGGGCAAAAGATACAGCTCCTATTGCTATAGGTTTTGAATCTATTGCTATTGCACTTTTAGCTCTTAATTCATCAATTGGTGTTATTATAGTTAGCTTTTTCTATGGTATTCTTTATACAATTAGAACTTCTCTTCAAGCAGCTCCTTTATATATCAAACCAGATGAAATACCTATTATTACATCTATTGTTCTTTATTTTGCCGCTATTGCACAAATGTTTATGAATTTCAAACCAATTAATTTTTCATTTATTAGCTCAGTAAAATTAGGTTCGAGAAAATATTGAGTTTTAAGAAAAATCTATTTAGCTAAGAAAAAACATCTTAAGTTAACTACTAAGTATTCAAAGCTCAAAGCTTTAATTGAACAAAATATCAAACTTGCTAATTGAGAAAAAATGATTAATAAATATAGAGAAGACAAAGTTAAATACTTCTACTTGTTATTAGAACAAGAATCTAAAATTAATTATTATCAAAATAAACTCAAATTAGTGGAAAGATTACAACAACACAAAGCTAATCTCTACTTTGACAATTTAACAATTAAAAATGCTATTAAGCATTTAAAAGATCCTAAAACTTTAACTGCTAAATCTAATCCTTTTGCTACTGAAGAATTAATTAAAATGCAAGAAGAATTAGATTCAATTAACCAAAAATTAACACTAAAAGAAAATTTAACTAGATCTTTCGAAGAAAAATTAAATGCAAAATACAATGAATTAAAAACTTCATTACGCAACAGAATGAAAAAATTAAACAAATTGGCTGCTTTAGAAAATAGCGAAAATAGTAGTATTAATTTTGGTCAAATAGATCGTCAAATTGAAGAAATTAATAGTAAAATCCAAGCTCTTTTAGAAATCAATCCTTATATTGACACAACTAATGAATTTTTCAATGAAGAAATTGCTTCACTTCACATTCAACTAAATGATGAAGAAATAGACAAAGATTCGAAAGAATATAGTAATTTACAAAAACTTCTTAACAAGAAATTTATTAAAGCTCAAAAAGAAGCTAACAAAATTTTGGATGAAAAATTAATTTCATTAAGAGAACAAAGAAAACTTAAAATTGATAATTATGATGTAATTACTTTTGAATATATTGCTGAACAAAAAGAAATCGTAAGTGAACAATTAACTGAACTTAATTCTAAAGTTTTACTAATTGATCCTAATAGCAAATTTGCTAATGCAGAATTAATTAACTTATCTTTAGAATTAGAAAATATTGAAATTAATTACGAAAAATTAGAGGAATTAAAAAATAATATTAGTCAGTTAATAAAAGAAACTTACGAGGCAAAAAGCGAAGAAATCAATTTACAAATTAAAGAGTTAAATGACAAAATTTTGGCTAATAAGCAACTCTTTGCAGAATATAGAAAAAATTATAAAGAAGTAGAATTAGCTAAAATTCAACAAATTTATTTAATCGAAAGTGAATCTAATAAAAGTCAAAGAATTACTTCATTCGATATTAAGCAATTTAATCGTATGAAAGAAAGTAGAAAAGAACAAATTAAAGTACTCAACAAAGCTTATAAAAAGCAACAAAACGCTTTATTAGC
- a CDS encoding ABC transporter ATP-binding protein, with translation MSLTQNAIEFKHITKIFPGIKANDDISFNVKKGTIHALVGENGAGKSTLMSILFGLYEPTSGEIAINGNNVYFENPNDAANYGIGMVHQHFKLVNVYSNLDNIILGDEFTKKGFLDRRTAETKIKALQETYNLFFDLNQKSGKATVSTQQKVEIMKMLYRDNDILVFDEPTAVLTDEEIQGLLKSFEIFKAAGKTIIFITHKLNEIEQVADYATVLRRGKSIGTYDMKNTSMDQLVNAMVGEKVVMSINDTPTTREEVVFELQNISTRKQDKNLENLSLKVHKGEIVAIAGVEGNGQRELEKICSGLITPVNGKIFLRSSDGEMIDITHKKVKERSKHNISYIPTDRHAHGLVLDYTIRENTILRRLWDKKYNSLGFIKNKAVNNQTSQIIDKYDVRGALLGMSMARSLSGGNQQKFIVGREMETPHDFIIVMQPTRGLDVKAITNIHGEILKEKAAGKGILLISYELDEVLALADTIAFISEGKIVASRDAKLITRKEIGDYMANKKGAE, from the coding sequence ATGAGTTTAACTCAAAATGCTATTGAATTTAAACATATAACCAAAATTTTCCCAGGTATTAAAGCTAATGATGATATTAGTTTTAACGTTAAAAAGGGAACAATTCACGCTCTTGTTGGTGAAAACGGAGCAGGGAAGAGTACTCTTATGAGTATTCTTTTTGGTTTGTATGAGCCTACATCAGGGGAAATTGCAATAAACGGAAATAACGTTTATTTTGAAAACCCTAATGATGCAGCCAATTATGGTATTGGTATGGTTCATCAGCACTTTAAATTAGTAAATGTTTATTCAAATTTAGACAATATTATTTTAGGCGATGAATTTACCAAAAAAGGCTTTCTAGATCGTAGAACCGCAGAAACTAAAATTAAAGCTTTACAAGAAACATATAATTTATTTTTCGATTTAAATCAAAAAAGTGGTAAAGCAACAGTTTCTACTCAACAAAAAGTAGAAATTATGAAAATGCTATATAGAGATAATGACATTTTGGTTTTTGACGAACCCACTGCTGTTTTAACTGATGAAGAAATTCAAGGATTATTAAAATCTTTCGAAATTTTTAAAGCTGCAGGAAAAACAATTATCTTTATTACACATAAATTAAACGAAATAGAACAAGTAGCAGATTATGCGACAGTTTTAAGAAGAGGAAAATCAATTGGTACCTACGACATGAAAAATACGTCAATGGATCAATTGGTTAATGCAATGGTTGGTGAAAAAGTTGTAATGTCTATTAACGATACACCAACAACAAGAGAAGAAGTTGTTTTTGAATTACAAAACATATCAACTAGAAAACAAGATAAAAATTTAGAAAACTTATCTTTGAAAGTTCACAAAGGCGAAATTGTAGCCATTGCCGGAGTAGAAGGAAATGGCCAAAGAGAACTTGAAAAAATCTGTTCAGGGTTAATTACGCCTGTTAATGGTAAAATTTTCTTAAGAAGTTCTGATGGGGAAATGATTGATATAACCCATAAAAAAGTTAAGGAAAGATCAAAACACAATATTTCTTATATTCCCACAGATCGTCATGCACATGGTTTAGTATTGGACTATACTATTAGAGAAAATACGATTTTGAGAAGATTATGAGATAAAAAATACAATTCTTTAGGATTCATAAAAAATAAAGCAGTTAATAATCAAACATCACAAATAATTGATAAATACGATGTTCGTGGGGCTTTGCTAGGGATGTCAATGGCAAGATCTTTATCTGGTGGGAATCAACAAAAATTTATTGTTGGTAGGGAAATGGAAACACCGCATGATTTTATCATTGTCATGCAACCAACACGTGGTTTAGACGTTAAAGCAATAACTAACATTCATGGTGAAATTCTCAAAGAAAAAGCAGCAGGTAAAGGAATTTTGTTAATTTCATATGAACTTGATGAAGTTTTAGCATTAGCTGATACGATTGCTTTTATTTCAGAAGGAAAAATTGTTGCTTCTAGAGATGCAAAATTAATTACTAGAAAAGAAATTGGCGATTATATGGCAAATAAGAAAGGAGCAGAATAA